In one Gossypium hirsutum isolate 1008001.06 chromosome D09, Gossypium_hirsutum_v2.1, whole genome shotgun sequence genomic region, the following are encoded:
- the LOC107891279 gene encoding putative pentatricopeptide repeat-containing protein At3g13770, mitochondrial, whose product MAARGLEMKFESYDMLLNACIKKRAFREGQRVHAHMIKTRYLPPVCLRNRLIIFYSKCDRLREARNVLDEMLEKDVVSWTAMISAYSQRGFATEALDLFLEMLRSVTEPNEFTFTAVLSSCTGTFGFELGRQIHSLIIKRTLDTHIFVGSSLLDMYAKAGRIHEAREVFENPPERDVVSCTAIISGYAQLGLDAEALELFRRLNLEGMSSNYVTYASVLTALSGLAALDLGKQVHNHVLRCKLPFYVVLQNSLIDMYSKCGNLIYSRRIFDNMPERTVISWTAMLVGYSKHGMGREVVELYKLMRNENKIKPDGVTLLGVLSGCSHGGMENVGLEIFEEMVNGKNGVEPDIEHYGCVVDLLGRAGRVEEAFQFIKKMPFEPTAALWGSLLGACKVHSNIDIGEFVGHRLLEIEPENAGNYVILSNLYASTGRWEDVRMVRDLMLKKAVKKEPGRSWIELDETLHSFHASDRSHPRREEVFAKMKELLIKFKEAGYVPDLSCVLHDVDEEQKEKMLLGHSEK is encoded by the exons ATGGCGGCTCGAGGCCTTGAAATGAAGTTTGAAAGCTATGATATGCTATTAAATGCTTGTATAAAGAAAAGGGCATTTAGAGAGGGCCAAAGGGTCCATGCCCATATGATCAAAACAAGATATTTACCGCCTGTTTGCCTTCGAAACAGGCTGATCATTTTTTACAGTAAATGTGATCGTTTGAGGGAGGCAAGGAATGTGCTTGATGAAATGCTTGAAAAGGATGTGGTTTCTTGGACTGCCATGATTTCTGCTTATTCTCAAAGAGGGTTTGCCACTGAAGCGTTGGATCTTTTTCTAGAGATGTTAAGATCAG TTACTGAACCGAATGAATTCACCTTTACCGCTGTACTATCTTCTTGTACGGGGACTTTTGGTTTTGAGCTGGGAAGGCAAATCCACTCCCTTATAATCAAGAGAACTCTTGACACCCATATATTTGTTGGGAGCTCACTTCTTGACATGTATGCCAAAGCTGGTAGAATTCATGAAGCTAGAGAGGTTTTCGAAAACCCGCCGGAAAGGGATGTTGTTTCATGCACTGCCATAATTTCAGGGTATGCTCAGTTAGGGTTAGATGCAGAGGCACTAGAATTATTCCGAAGATTGAATTTAGAAGGAATGAGTTCAAATTATGTTACTTATGCTAGTGTTCTAACTGCATTATCTGGGCTTGCAGCATTAGATCTTGGTAAGCAAGTTCACAACCATGTACTGCGATGTAAACTTCCCTTCTATGTGGTACTTCAGAACTCTTTGATCGATATGTACTCAAAGTGTGGGAACCTCATTTACTCGAGAAGGATATTTGATAACATGCCTGAGAGAACTGTTATTTCATGGACTGCAATGCTTGTGGGGTACAGCAAACATGGAATGGGAAGAGAGGTAGTGGAGCTTTACAAATTGatgagaaatgaaaataaaataaaacctgaCGGTGTCACTCTGCTGGGTGTTTTATCTGGTTGCAGCCATGGAGGGATGGAAAATGTGGGATTGGAAATCTTTGAGGAAATGGTGAATGGGAAAAATGGGGTCGAGCCTGACATTGAGCACTACGGGTGCGTTGTAGATTTGCTTGGGCGTGCTGGTAGAGTAGAAGAGGCTTTCCAATTTATCAAAAAGATGCCTTTTGAACCAACTGCTGCTTTGTGGGGTTCACTTCTAGGTGCTTGTAAGGTTCACTCAAACATCGACATTGGTGAATTTGTAGGGCATCGACTGCTAGAAATTGAGCCCGAGAATGCAGGGAACTATGTTATTCTATCAAATTTATATGCTTCTACGGGGAGATGGGAAGATGTAAGAATGGTGAGAGATTTGATGTTGAAGAAAGCTGTGAAGAAAGAGCCAGGAAGAAGTTGGATTGAGCTTGACGAAACCCTTCATTCCTTCCATGCAAGTGATCGTTCGCATCCAAGAAGGGAAGAGGTGTTTGCAAAGATGAAAGAGTTATTAATAAAATTCAAGGAAGCCGGATACGTTCCTGATTTAAGCTGTGTTTTACATGATGTGGATGAGGAGCAGAAGGAGAAGATGCTCCTAGGCCACAGTGAGAAATAG
- the LOC107891280 gene encoding exo-poly-alpha-D-galacturonosidase: MGGGAAAAPIPRLTAIAFLFLLPIVIQSHTPSISVRDFGATGDGKHYDTAAIQSAIGSCRTKPCYVTFPTGTYLTATIFLKSNVILDIPKGSTILGGTKLEDYPKEFDRWYVILAENARDVGITGGGVVDGQGLEFVVKFDERKNVMVSWNQTGACSGDECRPRLVGFLDSTNVRVWNVTFRQPAYWCLHIVRCENTSIHDVSIYGDFNTPNNDGIDIEDSNNTVITRCHIDTGDDAICPKTYTSPLYNLTATNSWIRTKSSAIKLGSASWFELNNLVFDNITIVDSHRGLALQIRDGGNVSDITFSNINISTRYYDPSWWGRAEPIYVTTCPRHSNSSEGSISNLNFVNISAVSENGIFLSGSKGGLLRNLRFININLTYKRWTKYMGGLVDYRPGCQGLVNHSTAGIIMEHIDGLDVENVNMRWFDGRTVQWDNPLDFRPSTVNNISLLNFHSGVYKQGRGSSEQIPLFGSN; encoded by the exons ATGGGTGGTGGAGCAGCAGCAGCTCCAATTCCCCGTCTAACAGCGATCGCTTTCCTATTCCTCCTCCCCATCGTCATTCAATCACATACTCCCTCTATCTCCGTCAGAGACTTCGGAGCCACCGGAGACGGCAAACACTACGACACAGCCGCCATCCAGTCGGCCATCGGCAGCTGCCGCACTAAACCTTGCTACGTGACCTTCCCAACAGGCACATACCTAACGGCCACCATCTTCCTCAAATCCAACGTGATTTTGGACATCCCGAAAGGCTCCACCATCTTGGGTGGGACCAAATTGGAAGACTACCCGAAAGAGTTCGATAGGTGGTATGTGATATTGGCAGAGAATGCAAGGGATGTAGGGATAACAGGTGGAGGGGTGGTGGATGGGCAGGGGTTGGAGTTCGTGGTGAAGTTCGACGAAAGAAAAAACGTGATGGTGAGCTGGAACCAGACAGGGGCTTGCTCCGGCGATGAGTGTAGGCCAAGGTTGGTGGGTTTTCTTGACTCTACCAACGTCAGAGTTTGGAATGTTACCTTCAGGCAACCGGCCTATTGGTG CTTGCACATAGTTCGATGTGAAAACACATCTATCCATGATGTTTCAATCTATGGAGATTTCAATACACCTAACAATGATGGAATAGACATTGAGGATTCAAATAATACAGTGATTACAAGATGCCACATTGATACAGGAGATGATGCTATATGCCCCAAGACATACACTTCCCCTCTATATAACTTAACTGCAACCAACTCCTGGATTCGAACCAAATCTTCTGCAATTAAACTTGGAAGTGCTAGCTGGTTTGAGTTAAACAATTTGGTCTTTGACAACATTACTATTGTAGATTCTCATAGAGGGCTCGCATTGCAGATACGTGATGGAG GAAATGTAAGTGACATTACTTTCTCAAACATAAACATCAGCACGAGATACTATGATCCGTCATGGTGGGGGAGGGCGGAACCGATTTATGTCACGACTTGCCCGCGGCACTCAAATTCATCAGAGGGTTCAATCTCCAACTTGAACTTCGTAAACATCTCCGCAGTTTCCGAAAACGGTATCTTCTTATCAGGTTCTAAAGGTGGACTGCTAAGGAATTTGAGATTCATCAACATTAACTTAACATACAAACGATGGACGAAATACATGGGAGGGTTGGTTGACTATCGGCCGGGCTGTCAGGGACTTGTGAACCACAGCACAGCAGGGATTATAATGGAACATATTGATGGTTTGGATGTTGAGAATGTAAATATGAGATGGTTCGATGGACGAACGGTGCAATGGGATAATCCTTTGGACTTCAGGCCTTCTACTGTGAATAACATTTCCTTGCTTAATTTCCATTCTGGTGTCTACAAACAGGGAAGGGGGTCATCGGAGCAGATTCCCCTTTTTGGCTCAAATTGA
- the LOC107891282 gene encoding transcription factor bHLH48 isoform X2: MESKAGTTETRSNITASDGDQVAALESLQFTDEFHRLILAPPSDNATSLAALLELPASRALELLHSPASAKLIAAPAPSFEALKGNFLFPSNTSLIDQAARSSVFAGGVNNTNNKSNAPETTSNNSTLNLEKAVKSEPAETESSQPLVSDPAVEKRNFKRKDREKKAKGSTKKSKTAVNDSSDGPEKLPYVHVRARRGEATDSHSLAERARREKINARMKLLQELVPGCNKISGTALVLDEIINHVQSLQNQVEFLSMRLAAVNPRTDFNLNSIFTTESGSLPDSNFPSMVMPLIWPGVQVNGNKQQHQQQWQFDARQQPVWGREVCNNYITPENSLLSYDSSVNSATLHANQTENGAMKSEEVPTVRLVERLL, from the exons ATGGAGTCGAAGGCAGGGACGACGGAAACCAGATCCAACATAACGGCGTCAGACGGGGACCAAGTTGCGGCACTCGAATCCCTACAATTTACAGACGAATTCCACCGTTTAATCTTGGCTCCGCCATCTGACAATGCGACTTCTCTCGCGGCTCTTCTTGAACTCCCGGCTTCACGAGCCCTTGAGCTTCTTCACTCTCCGGCTTCGGCTAAGCTTATCGCTGCTCCGGCTCCCAGCTTTGAAGCTTTAAAAGGaaactttctttttccttctaatACCTCTTTGATTGATCAAGCTGCGAGATCCTCTGTGTTTGCTGGAGGGGTTAACAACACCAATAACAAGAGCAACGCGCCTGAAACGACGTCGAACAATTCAACCTTGAATCTTGAGAAAGCAGTGAAGAGTGAGCCGGCGGAGACCGAGTCATCTCAGCCGTTGGTTTCTGACCCAGCGGTGGAGAAGCGGAATTTCAAGAGAAAGGATCGCGAAAAGAAG GCTAAAGGTTCAACGAAGAAAAGCAAAACTGCGGTGAATGATAGCTCAGATGGCCCTGAAAAGCTGCCCTATGTTCACGTTAGAGCTCGCCGGGGAGAAGCAACGGATAGCCATAGCTTAGCAGAGAGA GCAAGGAGAGAGAAGATTAATGCACGAATGAAGCTACTACAGGAGTTGGTACCTGGTTGCAATAAG ATTTCTGGTACAGCTTTGGTGTTGGATGAAATCATCAATCATGTGCAGTCCCTACAAAATCAAGTGGAG TTCTTATCAATGAGACTTGCTGCTGTGAACCCGAGAACTGATTTCAACCTCAACAGTATATTCACAACAGAA AGCGGATCTCTACCGGACAGTAACTTCCCCAGTATGGTTATGCCTCTAATATGGCCTGGGGTTCAAGTCAATGGCAACAAGCAACAGCATCAGCAGCAATGGCAATTTGATGCACGTCAGCAGCCTGTTTGGGGGAGAGAAGTCTGCAATAATTACATCACTCCAGAGAACTCACTTTTAAGTTATGACTCCTCAGTAAATTCAG CAACGTTGCATGCCAATCAAACTGAAAATGGAGCTATGAAGTCTGAAGAAGTTCCAACGGTTAGACTTGTGGAAAGATTGTTGTAG
- the LOC107891282 gene encoding transcription factor bHLH48 isoform X1, whose product MESKAGTTETRSNITASDGDQVAALESLQFTDEFHRLILAPPSDNATSLAALLELPASRALELLHSPASAKLIAAPAPSFEALKGNFLFPSNTSLIDQAARSSVFAGGVNNTNNKSNAPETTSNNSTLNLEKAVKSEPAETESSQPLVSDPAVEKRNFKRKDREKKAKGSTKKSKTAVNDSSDGPEKLPYVHVRARRGEATDSHSLAERARREKINARMKLLQELVPGCNKISGTALVLDEIINHVQSLQNQVEFLSMRLAAVNPRTDFNLNSIFTTESGSLPDSNFPSMVMPLIWPGVQVNGNKQQHQQQWQFDARQQPVWGREVCNNYITPENSLLSYDSSVNSVAELELFSSNGQWTTNKQRCMPIKLKMEL is encoded by the exons ATGGAGTCGAAGGCAGGGACGACGGAAACCAGATCCAACATAACGGCGTCAGACGGGGACCAAGTTGCGGCACTCGAATCCCTACAATTTACAGACGAATTCCACCGTTTAATCTTGGCTCCGCCATCTGACAATGCGACTTCTCTCGCGGCTCTTCTTGAACTCCCGGCTTCACGAGCCCTTGAGCTTCTTCACTCTCCGGCTTCGGCTAAGCTTATCGCTGCTCCGGCTCCCAGCTTTGAAGCTTTAAAAGGaaactttctttttccttctaatACCTCTTTGATTGATCAAGCTGCGAGATCCTCTGTGTTTGCTGGAGGGGTTAACAACACCAATAACAAGAGCAACGCGCCTGAAACGACGTCGAACAATTCAACCTTGAATCTTGAGAAAGCAGTGAAGAGTGAGCCGGCGGAGACCGAGTCATCTCAGCCGTTGGTTTCTGACCCAGCGGTGGAGAAGCGGAATTTCAAGAGAAAGGATCGCGAAAAGAAG GCTAAAGGTTCAACGAAGAAAAGCAAAACTGCGGTGAATGATAGCTCAGATGGCCCTGAAAAGCTGCCCTATGTTCACGTTAGAGCTCGCCGGGGAGAAGCAACGGATAGCCATAGCTTAGCAGAGAGA GCAAGGAGAGAGAAGATTAATGCACGAATGAAGCTACTACAGGAGTTGGTACCTGGTTGCAATAAG ATTTCTGGTACAGCTTTGGTGTTGGATGAAATCATCAATCATGTGCAGTCCCTACAAAATCAAGTGGAG TTCTTATCAATGAGACTTGCTGCTGTGAACCCGAGAACTGATTTCAACCTCAACAGTATATTCACAACAGAA AGCGGATCTCTACCGGACAGTAACTTCCCCAGTATGGTTATGCCTCTAATATGGCCTGGGGTTCAAGTCAATGGCAACAAGCAACAGCATCAGCAGCAATGGCAATTTGATGCACGTCAGCAGCCTGTTTGGGGGAGAGAAGTCTGCAATAATTACATCACTCCAGAGAACTCACTTTTAAGTTATGACTCCTCAGTAAATTCAG TAGCAGAGCTTGAACTATTCTCTTCAAATGGTCAATGGACAACCAACAAG CAACGTTGCATGCCAATCAAACTGAAAATGGAGCTATGA
- the LOC107891277 gene encoding protein cornichon homolog 1 isoform X2, producing MAWDLIFWVVCFFINIALLASSFYQLLSLSDLEADHLNPFEASTRINSIVLPEFLLQGFLCISFLLTWHWFMFLFTLPIAAYHLMLYLNRKHLLDVTEIFRDLNTEKKYRFIKLALYLLLFTVVLFRLVISAFNSLHDEVDVHAF from the exons ATGGCTTGGGATTTAATTTTCTGGGTTGTCTGTTTCTTCATCAACATTGCTCTTCTTGCTTCATCCTTTTATCAG TTGTTATCGTTATCAGATCTTGAGGCTGATCATCTGAATCCTTTCGAAGCTTCTACTCGGATTAATTCGATTGTTCTCCCGGAGTTCCTTTTGCAAGGATTTCTCTGCATTTCTTTCCTGCTCACCTGGCATTGGTTCATGTTTCTTTTCACTCTTCCTATCGCTGCTTATCATCTCATGTT GTACTTGAATCGGAAGCATCTTCTTGATGTCACTGAGATTTTCAGAGATCTTAATACTGAGAAGAAATATCGTTTTATCAAGTTGGCCCTTTACTTATTGCTCTTCACTGTAGTTTTGTTCAG GCTAGTAATATCTGCGTTCAACTCTTTACATGATGAAGTTGATGTGCATGCATTTTGA
- the LOC107891277 gene encoding protein cornichon homolog 1 isoform X1, producing MAWDLIFWVVCFFINIALLASSFYQLLSLSDLEADHLNPFEASTRINSIVLPEFLLQGFLCISFLLTWHWFMFLFTLPIAAYHLMLYLNRKHLLDVTEIFRDLNTEKKYRFIKLALYLLLFTVVLFRLLSASIFFFFAWKFEELDIRTSLFY from the exons ATGGCTTGGGATTTAATTTTCTGGGTTGTCTGTTTCTTCATCAACATTGCTCTTCTTGCTTCATCCTTTTATCAG TTGTTATCGTTATCAGATCTTGAGGCTGATCATCTGAATCCTTTCGAAGCTTCTACTCGGATTAATTCGATTGTTCTCCCGGAGTTCCTTTTGCAAGGATTTCTCTGCATTTCTTTCCTGCTCACCTGGCATTGGTTCATGTTTCTTTTCACTCTTCCTATCGCTGCTTATCATCTCATGTT GTACTTGAATCGGAAGCATCTTCTTGATGTCACTGAGATTTTCAGAGATCTTAATACTGAGAAGAAATATCGTTTTATCAAGTTGGCCCTTTACTTATTGCTCTTCACTGTAGTTTTGTTCAG ACTCCTCTCTGCaagcattttctttttcttcgcaTGGAAGTTTGAAGAATTAGACATTCGAACCTCTCTTTTCTACTAG
- the LOC107891276 gene encoding OVARIAN TUMOR DOMAIN-containing deubiquitinating enzyme 4 isoform X2, with amino-acid sequence MMVCSPISTCVKNVVHLRGRMSSSLRGIISCGPSSSCCYCLYSGTKVKYTGLSVSNTTSVGCQEFQAGYFRSSRRSGKFQTLTINESISNKEKLKRQLEISWAGQSMKMRLLLSKHGTFQKFKCIGGSQSWPPEAGGAKQGKEDEHDSSQAQFSHGKKVYTDYSVIGIPGDGRCMFRSVAHGACLRSGKSAPSEQVQRELADDLRAKVADEFIKRRKETEWFVEGDFDTYVSHIRKPHVWGGEPELFMASHVLQMPITVYMFDRDAGGLIAIAEYGQEYGTENPVRVLYHGFGHYDALQMPGSKPGKSKL; translated from the exons ATGATGGTTTGTTCTCCCATCAGCACATGTGTTAAGAATGTTGTCCATTTGAGGGGACGGATGAGCAGCAGTCTCCGCGGCATCATTTCCTGCGGACCATCCAGTTCCTGCTGCTATTGTTTATACTCTGGAACCAAGGTGAAATATACTGGTCTTTCTGTTTCCAATACAACGTCTGTTGGCTGCCAAGAATTCCAAGCAGGCTACTTCCGCTCATCTAGGCGAAGTGGAAAATTCCAGACTCTAACAATTAACGAATCAATTAGTaataaagaaaaacttaaaaGACAGCTTGAAATTTCTTGGGCCGGTCAAAGTATGAAAATGCGGCTTTTGCTGTCCAAACATGgaacatttcaaaaattcaaatgcATTGGAGGATCTCAATCCTGGCCTCCAG AAGCTGGTGGGGCAAAGCAGGGAAAGGAAGATGAGCATGATTCTTCTCAAGCTCAATTCTCTCATGGGAAAAAGGTCTATACCGATTATTCTGTTATTG GAATACCTGGAGATGGAAGATGTATGTTTCGGTCGGTGGCTCATGGAGCTTGTTTAAGATCTGGGAAATCTGCTCCAAGTGAGCAAGTTCAGAGGGAACTGGCAGATGACTTGAGAGCTAAA GTTGCAGATGAATTCATCAAacgaagaaaagaaacagaatg GTTTGTTGAAGGAGATTTCGATACCTATGTATCACATATAAGGAAGCCACATGTGTGGGGAGGTGAACCTGAACTGTTCATGGCTTCACATGTTCTCCA GATGCCGATCACGGTCTACATGTTTGACAGGGATGCCGGTGGCTTGATTGCCATTGCTGAGTATGGCCAAGAATATGGTACTGAAAATCCAGTCAGAGTTCTGTACCATGGTTTTGGTCATTATGATGCGCTGCAGATGCCTGGAAGTAAACCAGGTAAATCAAAGCTTTAG
- the LOC107891276 gene encoding OVARIAN TUMOR DOMAIN-containing deubiquitinating enzyme 4 isoform X1 — protein MMVCSPISTCVKNVVHLRGRMSSSLRGIISCGPSSSCCYCLYSGTKVKYTGLSVSNTTSVGCQEFQAGYFRSSRRSGKFQTLTINESISNKEKLKRQLEISWAGQSMKMRLLLSKHGTFQKFKCIGGSQSWPPGSVSAGLAFGLLICYSSSEPVHAEAGGAKQGKEDEHDSSQAQFSHGKKVYTDYSVIGIPGDGRCMFRSVAHGACLRSGKSAPSEQVQRELADDLRAKVADEFIKRRKETEWFVEGDFDTYVSHIRKPHVWGGEPELFMASHVLQMPITVYMFDRDAGGLIAIAEYGQEYGTENPVRVLYHGFGHYDALQMPGSKPGKSKL, from the exons ATGATGGTTTGTTCTCCCATCAGCACATGTGTTAAGAATGTTGTCCATTTGAGGGGACGGATGAGCAGCAGTCTCCGCGGCATCATTTCCTGCGGACCATCCAGTTCCTGCTGCTATTGTTTATACTCTGGAACCAAGGTGAAATATACTGGTCTTTCTGTTTCCAATACAACGTCTGTTGGCTGCCAAGAATTCCAAGCAGGCTACTTCCGCTCATCTAGGCGAAGTGGAAAATTCCAGACTCTAACAATTAACGAATCAATTAGTaataaagaaaaacttaaaaGACAGCTTGAAATTTCTTGGGCCGGTCAAAGTATGAAAATGCGGCTTTTGCTGTCCAAACATGgaacatttcaaaaattcaaatgcATTGGAGGATCTCAATCCTGGCCTCCAGGTTCTGTATCTGCTGGCTTAGCTTTTGGTTTGTTAATTTGTTATTCGAGTTCTGAACCAGTACATGCAGAAGCTGGTGGGGCAAAGCAGGGAAAGGAAGATGAGCATGATTCTTCTCAAGCTCAATTCTCTCATGGGAAAAAGGTCTATACCGATTATTCTGTTATTG GAATACCTGGAGATGGAAGATGTATGTTTCGGTCGGTGGCTCATGGAGCTTGTTTAAGATCTGGGAAATCTGCTCCAAGTGAGCAAGTTCAGAGGGAACTGGCAGATGACTTGAGAGCTAAA GTTGCAGATGAATTCATCAAacgaagaaaagaaacagaatg GTTTGTTGAAGGAGATTTCGATACCTATGTATCACATATAAGGAAGCCACATGTGTGGGGAGGTGAACCTGAACTGTTCATGGCTTCACATGTTCTCCA GATGCCGATCACGGTCTACATGTTTGACAGGGATGCCGGTGGCTTGATTGCCATTGCTGAGTATGGCCAAGAATATGGTACTGAAAATCCAGTCAGAGTTCTGTACCATGGTTTTGGTCATTATGATGCGCTGCAGATGCCTGGAAGTAAACCAGGTAAATCAAAGCTTTAG